CCTCGCGTGAGGCGGTGATGGACATGGTGCTGGTCACCGTCCGCCGCTCGCGCCTGCGACGACGATAGTCGTCCGCTTCTCCGCGCGTTCCTCCCGTCGTGCCCGCCTTCGTGCGTGCGCGCGACGTGTCTCGTGACGATCCTGCCCATCCCCACCGGGAGTCCCCGTGACCGTGCCTTCGCTGGCCTCGTCGTTGTCCGCCGCCGTCACCACCGCCGCTGTCGCGCTGCCGGGGTTCGCCCCGCTGGTGCGCCGATCCGAGCGGGCCGACTTCCAGGTCGACGGCGCGTTGGCGGCGGCGCGGACGCTGCGGCGCAACCCTCGGGACGTGGCGGCGGAGATCGTCGCGGGCCTGCCGGTCGGTGGTCTGGTGGCCACCGCCGAGGTCGCCGGTCCGGGATTCGTCAACCTCGGCCTGACCGACGCGGCGTTGCTGTCCCAGGTCGCGGGCCGGCTCGCCGATCCCCGGCTCGGCGTCGGCACCCCCGAGGCGGGTGTCACCACCGTGGTCGACTACTCGCAGCCGAACATCGCCAAGGAGATGCACGTCGGTCACCTGCGGTCCACGATCATCGGCGACGCGCTGGTGCGGATCCTGGAGCACCTGGGCGGAACGGTGGTGCGGCGCAACCACGTCGGCGACTGGGGCACGCAGTTCGGGATGCTGATCCAGTACCGGTCCGAGCATCCCGCGCCGGTCACCGAGGACACCTCCCTGCGCGGGCTGGCCCTGCTCTACCGCCGGGCACGGGCGGCGTTCGACGCCGACCCGGCGTTCGCCGAGCGGTCCCGGCGGCGGGTGGTGGCCCTCCAGGGCGGCGACCCGGAGACGACGCGTGCCTGGCAGCAGATCGTGGCCGAGTCGACCCGCTACTTCACCGACGTCTACGACCTGCTCGGCGTACGGCTGACCGCCGCCGACGCGGTGGGGGAGAGCGCGTACAACGCCGCACTGCCCGGGGTCGCGGCCGACCTCGCCGCCCAGCGGACGGCGGTGACCAGCGACGGCGCGCTCTGCGTCTTCTTCGACGACGTGCGTGGGCCGGACGGCGAGCCGACGCCGCTGATCGTGCGCAAGCGCGACGGCGGGTTCGGGTACGCCGCCACCGACCTCGCCGCGCTGCGGCAGCGGGTCACCGAACTGCGCGCCGACCGGCTGCTGTACGTGGTCGACGCCCGGCAGGCGCTGCACTTCCGGATGGTCTTCGACACCGCGCGGCGGGCCGGCTGGCTGCCGTCCGACGTGCCCGCCGCCCACGTCGCGTTCGGCACCGTCCTCGGTCCCGACGGGCGGCCCTTCAAGACCCGGGCCGGCGACACCGTCCGCCTGGTCGACCTGCTCACCGAGGCGGTGGACCGGGCCCGCGAGGTGGTCGCCGCCAAGAACCCCGACCTGACCGACGCGGCACGCGACGAACGGGCCCGGCAGGTCGGCATCGGCGCGGTCAAGTACGCGGACCTGGCGACCAGCCGGACCCGCGACTACACCTACGACCCGGACCGGATGCTGGCGTTGACCGGCAACACCGGGGTCTACCTCCAGTACGCGCACGCCCGGGTGCGGTCCATCCTGGCCCGCGCCGACGGTGCCGACGAGACCGTGGACCCGGGCGTCGCGCTGGACCCGGCGGAACGCGCGTTGATCCTCGACCTGGACGCCTTCGCCGACGTCCTCGACGAGGTGGTGGCCGGGTACGAGCCGCACCGGCTCTGCGGACACCTGCACCGGCTGGCGCAGAGCTTCACCACCTTCTACGAGCGGTGTCCGGTGCTGCGGGCCGAGTCGCCGTACCGGGGCAACCGGTTGGCGCTGTGCCGCCTCACCGGCGACACCCTGCGTACCGGCCTGGGCCTGCTCGGCATCGACGCCCCCGAGCGGCTCTGACGCGGATGTAAGGAGGGGTCCCCTGCTATCGCCTGGTGTATAGCAGGGGACCCCTCCTTACATCCGGGTCTTCTTGACAGTGGACGAAGGGACGTCGAGACTTCGAAACAAGCCCGAAACAGTGATTCTCGCCGATCGGTTTCGCGAGGCTTGTTAGCGCTAACAGTGGATCCGATCCGGTGCGTTCGAGGAGAGTCGCCGATGCCGAGAGTCCTGGCCCGGGTGAGCGCCCTGCTCACCGCCTTCCTGTTGATGGTGTCCGCCGCGCCCGCGCCGCGCGCCGACGCCGCCGCACTCGACCCGTTCACCGGGTACCTGATGGCGCACTTCATCGGGGAGTCGGCGAACGGGGAACAGCTCTACCTCGCCCACAGCCGCGACGGGCTGACCTGGCGCGACCTGAACAACGGCGCGCCCGTCCTGCTCTCCACCATCGGCACGAGGGGCGTCCGGGACCCCGCCCTGGTCCGCTCGCCCGCCGGTGACCGCTACTGGATCGTCGCCACCGACCTGCGCATCGCCAGCGGCACCTCGTGGAGCGACGCGGCCAACCGGGGCAGCACCAACCTGGTCGTGTGGGAGTCGCGCGACCTGGTGAACTGGTCCGCGCCGTGGCTGATCAACGTCGCCGGGGCGATCCCCGGCGCCGGCAACGCCTGGGCACCCGAGGCGATCTACAACGCGGCCACCGGCGACTACGTCGTCTACTGGGCCACCAACTCCGCGCGCAACGGCGTCACCAAACACCGCATCTGGTACGTGCGGACCACCGACTTCCGCAGCTTCACCGCACCCCAGCTCTACATCGAACGCCCCGGCACCCAGGGGCTGATCGACACGCAGATCGTCGAGGTGCCGAACAGCGTCGGCGGCTACCGCTACTACCGGGCCTCCGCCGACGGGCACATCACCATCGAGGCCAGCAACTCGATCCTCGGCTCGTGGACCACCCTCGGCAACCTGTCGCACCTCGGCATCTCCAACGGCACCGGTGGCGGCAACGTGGTGGAGGGACCGATGTGGGCCCAGTTCAACGGCCGCAACGAATGGGCGCTCTGGCTCGACCAGTACGCCACCGGGCGCGGCTACATGCCGGTCACCTCGACGAACCTGGGCGGCGTCACCAACTTCCGGACCCGCACCGACTACGCCATGGGCGGCACCCGCAAGCGGCACGGCTCGATCCTCAACCTGACGGCGGCCGAGGAGAGCCGGGTGCTCGCCCGCTGGGGCACCAGCACGCCGGTCAACCGGATCCAGGCGTACACCCACCAGGACCGGTACGTGCGGCACGTCAACTACGACGTCCGCATCGACCCGAACGTCAACCCGGCCCAGGACGCCCAGTTCCGGGTGGTGCCCGGTCTGGCGAACGCCTCCGGGAACGTCTCCTTCGAGTCCGTCAACCACCCCGGGTACTACCTGCGGCACTACGGTTTCGACTTCGTGCTGGCGGCCAACGACGGCAGCTCGGTGTTCGCCGCCGACGCCACCTTCCGGCAGGTCGCCGGGCTGGGGAACTCCTCCTGGAGCTCGTTCCAGTCCTACAACTACCCCGACCGCCACATCCGGCACTACGACTACCAGTTGCGGCTCGACCAGATCGGCGACACCCAGGCGCGCAACGACGCCACCTTCCGGCTCACCTCCTGAGAGGTACGCCCGGGCGAGCCTGCCGGCTCCGGCGCCACGCGGCGCCGGAGCCGGCGCGTCGTCGACTACTCGGTGGTGGTGGTGTCACGGAAGGCGGGCGGGCTCGTACGATTGCCCCGGGATCGTGGACAGGACAGCGGGGAGGGGCCATGGGCAAGGGCATCTACGTGCAGGAACTACCGGGCATCGGCAAGCGGTACGACGTCGACCTGGGCAGCAACACCCAACGGATCTCGATCGTGGTACGCCGCGACGGCAACCGCGACCTGTACGTCTTCGCCGCCGGGGCGGACGACCCGGTGGCCGTGATCGAGATGTCCGAGGAGCAGGCCCGCAAGGTGGGCGCGCTGCTGTCCGGCACGTACTTCTCCGAGTAACCGGCGCGCCGCCCGCTCCGCTCCGTCTAGCCCGCTCCAGGAGTCCTCACCGTGCACGCTGACCTCGTGGGCTTCGGTGCCCTTGTGCTCATCGCCGGGTTGCTGGCCCGCTTCGGCCGCCGGATCAACCTGCCGACCGTGCCGTTCTTCATGCTCGCCGGCATCCTGTTCGGGCCGGGCACCCCGGGTCCCGTGCTGGTCGCCCACCCCGAGGACCTCAGCCTGCTGGCCTCCCTCGGTCTGGTGCTCCTGCTGTTCCACCTGGGTGTCGAGTTCCCGGTCGAGCAGGTGCTCGGCAGCGGCAAACGGCTGTTCGTCGCCGCCGCCGCGTACATCGCCCTGAACGTCGGCGCCGGACTCCTCTTCGGGCTCGCCCTCGGCTGGGGCGGCTACGAGGCGTTCGTGATCGCCGGGGCGCTCGGCATCTCCTCGTCGGCCATCGTCACCAAGCTGCTCATCGAGTTACGCCGGCTGGCCAACGCCGAGACACCCGTGATCCTCGGCATCATC
Above is a window of Verrucosispora sp. NA02020 DNA encoding:
- the argS gene encoding arginine--tRNA ligase, whose protein sequence is MTVPSLASSLSAAVTTAAVALPGFAPLVRRSERADFQVDGALAAARTLRRNPRDVAAEIVAGLPVGGLVATAEVAGPGFVNLGLTDAALLSQVAGRLADPRLGVGTPEAGVTTVVDYSQPNIAKEMHVGHLRSTIIGDALVRILEHLGGTVVRRNHVGDWGTQFGMLIQYRSEHPAPVTEDTSLRGLALLYRRARAAFDADPAFAERSRRRVVALQGGDPETTRAWQQIVAESTRYFTDVYDLLGVRLTAADAVGESAYNAALPGVAADLAAQRTAVTSDGALCVFFDDVRGPDGEPTPLIVRKRDGGFGYAATDLAALRQRVTELRADRLLYVVDARQALHFRMVFDTARRAGWLPSDVPAAHVAFGTVLGPDGRPFKTRAGDTVRLVDLLTEAVDRAREVVAAKNPDLTDAARDERARQVGIGAVKYADLATSRTRDYTYDPDRMLALTGNTGVYLQYAHARVRSILARADGADETVDPGVALDPAERALILDLDAFADVLDEVVAGYEPHRLCGHLHRLAQSFTTFYERCPVLRAESPYRGNRLALCRLTGDTLRTGLGLLGIDAPERL
- a CDS encoding glycoside hydrolase family 43 protein translates to MPRVLARVSALLTAFLLMVSAAPAPRADAAALDPFTGYLMAHFIGESANGEQLYLAHSRDGLTWRDLNNGAPVLLSTIGTRGVRDPALVRSPAGDRYWIVATDLRIASGTSWSDAANRGSTNLVVWESRDLVNWSAPWLINVAGAIPGAGNAWAPEAIYNAATGDYVVYWATNSARNGVTKHRIWYVRTTDFRSFTAPQLYIERPGTQGLIDTQIVEVPNSVGGYRYYRASADGHITIEASNSILGSWTTLGNLSHLGISNGTGGGNVVEGPMWAQFNGRNEWALWLDQYATGRGYMPVTSTNLGGVTNFRTRTDYAMGGTRKRHGSILNLTAAEESRVLARWGTSTPVNRIQAYTHQDRYVRHVNYDVRIDPNVNPAQDAQFRVVPGLANASGNVSFESVNHPGYYLRHYGFDFVLAANDGSSVFAADATFRQVAGLGNSSWSSFQSYNYPDRHIRHYDYQLRLDQIGDTQARNDATFRLTS
- a CDS encoding potassium transporter TrkA, whose amino-acid sequence is MGKGIYVQELPGIGKRYDVDLGSNTQRISIVVRRDGNRDLYVFAAGADDPVAVIEMSEEQARKVGALLSGTYFSE